The following are encoded in a window of Roseimaritima ulvae genomic DNA:
- the cobT gene encoding nicotinate-nucleotide--dimethylbenzimidazole phosphoribosyltransferase yields the protein MPNSCQSIDTARVQARLDNLCKPPGSLGQLEAVAQRLCLIQQTLAPQTRPRQVTVFAADHGVTAEGVTAWPSAVTAAVVRVMQTGRTASGVFAQSLGCDYEVVDVGLLRPLPPCGDTYIDAAERRGSGNLLHEAALDVADFDHAWQVGVQRAAMACEAGKRLLIGGEMGIGNTTSASCLIGLFCKCDRNLLVGRGAGIDDEQLERKRAVVDAAIRRTETLKLSDAKRIACQVGGLEIVALAGFFAEGAKRGATVLVDGLIATSAALVADAIVPETSKSMIAGHRSTEPGHVVALAKLGLTPVLDLQMRLGEATGALAALPMLDLAAAMIRDMGTLDELAW from the coding sequence ATGCCTAACTCCTGCCAATCCATCGATACCGCTCGCGTGCAAGCGCGGCTGGACAACCTCTGCAAACCGCCAGGAAGCCTCGGCCAGCTGGAAGCGGTCGCTCAGCGGTTGTGCCTGATCCAACAAACCCTCGCTCCGCAAACGCGGCCCCGTCAGGTCACCGTGTTTGCGGCGGACCATGGCGTCACCGCCGAAGGCGTCACGGCTTGGCCCAGCGCCGTCACCGCAGCGGTGGTCCGCGTGATGCAAACCGGACGTACGGCCAGCGGCGTGTTCGCCCAGTCACTGGGCTGTGACTACGAAGTCGTCGACGTCGGGCTGCTGCGTCCCCTGCCACCCTGCGGCGACACCTACATCGACGCAGCGGAACGACGGGGCAGCGGCAACCTGCTGCACGAAGCGGCTTTGGATGTAGCCGACTTTGACCACGCCTGGCAAGTCGGCGTCCAACGTGCCGCGATGGCTTGTGAAGCCGGAAAGCGGTTATTGATCGGCGGCGAGATGGGCATCGGCAACACCACTTCGGCCAGCTGCCTGATCGGCTTGTTTTGCAAGTGCGATCGCAACCTTCTGGTGGGCCGCGGTGCCGGCATCGACGACGAACAACTGGAACGTAAACGAGCCGTGGTGGATGCCGCCATTCGTCGCACTGAAACGCTCAAACTGTCTGACGCTAAACGGATCGCCTGCCAGGTCGGCGGCCTGGAAATCGTCGCTCTGGCAGGCTTTTTTGCGGAAGGCGCCAAGCGTGGGGCGACGGTATTGGTCGACGGCCTGATCGCCACGTCGGCCGCGTTGGTCGCCGACGCGATCGTGCCGGAAACCAGCAAGTCCATGATCGCCGGCCATCGTTCCACCGAACCGGGACACGTCGTCGCCCTGGCCAAACTGGGACTCACCCCCGTGTTGGATTTGCAGATGCGATTGGGCGAAGCGACCGGAGCGTTGGCCGCCTTGCCGATGCTGGACCTGGCCGCGGCGATGATCCGCGACATGGGCACCCTGGACGAATTGGCATGGTGA
- the cobN gene encoding cobaltochelatase subunit CobN, which produces MTHTTLRTVALLSLCLWTVARPHPTALHAQEAPPERSVLVLHTYLIAPAYVSTLRQAAEDAENNLQFVAVDSASAQQINTAIDRADLVLVDLPHASVVDGFLDKAAAKLGDSEVPYVLIGDRQSVRRGDSLTAGELPADRGVPAAWAATVRRYYRFGGKQNMQLLIAAFASQTDADLPGAVDFPEQGLYHPDWPEIETDLQTAIDQFADSHLPRVAIAINPAVLSASDTQWLDALIAALADQQINAYAFYGPRSNAQRFTQLTCFEDDENLTPAVDLTINAALVFRPQQRKTELDAVGVPVLQTLPALGASAEQWRSSKDGLSLADISYYYASSELAGMVDPILINARNEANGRLEPIMPQIQAVAAKAASIIRLQRSTPAERRVAMMVYNYPPGENNFGASFLNVPKSLVNVLRQMQQAGYTTTVPDEAELTAQVQTALRALYDPQQRAAFQADEQAAFISLSQYEAWFASLPTETQQRIEDYWGPPADMAGQGGANREAGFVIPSVRLGNVQVIPQPLRHELTTATGDELRKKRIGHKSTVPLSHTYLATYLYLREQWQAHAVVHFGTHGTLEWAPGKQRALSVDDDPMLGIGALPNIYPYIMDNLGEATTAKRRGRATMISHLTPMFTPAGFRPGLHAMHDLMHDWETIADGPVRAEMEKQLIASFVEHGLDRDLGWTPQAIADDFHGFMERLHPFLDDIAQTAQPQGLAVLGDVPSPQRRFGMVMQMLRKPLIDALGEDIDEVFLLDAEKVINSRPARWLRLALTNAEAASQLDLRKIDALDSGKQTSVPNRASDKQLDPKRLLALAQRAQQLDQALSENTELQSLLAALDGKHVPSSYGGDPVRNPESLPTGRNLYGFDPTRVPTQQAWQIGVGVLDEWIRSYQQQHDGQSPQQIGFTMWAGETMRHHGVMESQVLHALGVRPQWNSAGRMTGIEVVPRAELGRARLDVLLSVTGSYRDQFPQLMHWIDEAVREVAELDEPDNLVAQHSAALREELIAAGTSPQLAQRHATARVFSNQPGGYGTGLNNAVYASELWDSQTNGGGDAAMADLFTQRMGYAYGKDLDGVAAGELFRKQLAGVDAAFLSRSSNTYGVLTSDDAFAYLGGFSLAARSASGRTPELFVQNLRDENEVIIDSAGSSVAKELQTRYLHPQWIQAQQAEGYSGTLQVLKATQFLWGWQVTAPETVREDQWQSMMDVYVRDEYELGAKDWLQQDNQAALAQILEKMLDAVRLDYWHPDEATRQDLFTAYQAAKQGSELIESNRLVSQFVSAQQNRQPTSQPAAKADLAADPSVASMPDDSASNSDAHAESDAASERVRGMELQAVQQDAVTMAPQENWSQSFRIAMALGSILVLLLLGGWFQHRRLKSPD; this is translated from the coding sequence ATGACCCATACAACTCTCCGCACCGTTGCGCTGCTCAGCTTGTGTCTGTGGACGGTGGCTCGCCCGCACCCCACAGCTTTGCACGCTCAAGAAGCTCCGCCCGAGCGATCTGTGTTGGTACTGCACACGTACCTGATCGCACCGGCGTACGTTTCCACTCTGCGTCAAGCTGCCGAGGACGCCGAGAATAACCTGCAATTCGTGGCCGTCGATTCCGCATCGGCCCAGCAGATCAATACGGCGATCGACCGAGCCGACTTGGTGCTGGTCGACCTGCCGCACGCCAGCGTGGTGGATGGGTTTTTGGACAAAGCGGCCGCCAAACTCGGCGACAGCGAAGTCCCGTACGTCTTGATCGGCGACCGGCAATCGGTTCGCCGTGGGGACTCGCTGACCGCCGGCGAGCTGCCTGCGGACCGTGGCGTGCCCGCGGCCTGGGCGGCCACCGTGCGTCGCTACTATCGCTTTGGCGGCAAACAGAACATGCAACTGTTAATCGCTGCATTCGCTTCGCAGACGGACGCCGATCTGCCCGGCGCCGTGGACTTTCCCGAGCAGGGTTTGTATCACCCGGACTGGCCGGAGATCGAAACGGATCTGCAAACCGCGATCGACCAATTCGCCGACTCACATCTTCCCCGCGTCGCCATCGCGATCAACCCCGCGGTGCTCTCCGCAAGCGATACGCAGTGGCTGGACGCGTTGATCGCTGCGCTGGCTGACCAACAGATTAACGCCTACGCCTTTTATGGTCCCCGCAGCAACGCCCAGCGGTTCACGCAACTTACCTGCTTCGAGGACGATGAAAACCTCACTCCCGCCGTCGACCTGACCATCAACGCCGCCCTGGTCTTCCGGCCTCAACAGCGCAAAACCGAACTGGATGCGGTTGGCGTGCCCGTACTGCAAACGCTGCCCGCCCTGGGCGCCAGCGCCGAGCAATGGCGGTCCAGCAAGGATGGCCTGTCGCTAGCCGATATCTCGTATTACTACGCATCCAGCGAATTGGCTGGGATGGTCGACCCGATCCTGATCAACGCCCGCAACGAAGCCAACGGACGACTCGAACCTATCATGCCTCAAATCCAAGCGGTGGCCGCCAAAGCCGCGTCGATCATCCGTTTGCAGCGGAGCACGCCCGCCGAACGACGCGTGGCGATGATGGTCTACAACTATCCGCCCGGCGAAAACAACTTTGGGGCTTCGTTCTTGAACGTCCCCAAAAGCTTGGTCAACGTGCTGCGGCAGATGCAACAAGCCGGCTACACCACTACGGTTCCCGACGAAGCCGAATTGACCGCACAGGTCCAAACCGCACTCCGCGCCCTCTACGACCCGCAACAACGAGCAGCCTTTCAAGCCGACGAACAAGCCGCCTTTATTTCGCTCAGCCAGTACGAAGCCTGGTTCGCGTCGCTGCCCACCGAAACCCAACAGCGAATCGAAGACTACTGGGGGCCGCCGGCCGACATGGCGGGGCAGGGCGGTGCGAACCGAGAAGCCGGGTTCGTGATTCCCAGCGTGCGGCTTGGCAACGTGCAAGTGATCCCGCAACCGCTGCGGCACGAGCTCACCACGGCAACCGGCGACGAACTGCGCAAGAAACGCATCGGCCACAAATCCACCGTGCCACTCAGCCATACCTATCTGGCTACCTATCTGTACTTGCGGGAACAATGGCAGGCGCACGCGGTGGTCCACTTCGGCACCCACGGCACGTTGGAATGGGCGCCGGGCAAGCAGCGTGCGTTGTCCGTCGATGACGACCCGATGCTGGGGATCGGCGCACTGCCCAACATTTATCCTTACATCATGGATAACCTGGGCGAAGCCACAACGGCCAAGCGACGGGGCCGAGCGACGATGATCAGTCACCTGACGCCGATGTTTACACCCGCCGGCTTCCGCCCCGGACTGCACGCCATGCACGACCTGATGCATGACTGGGAAACCATCGCCGATGGACCGGTTCGCGCCGAAATGGAAAAACAACTGATTGCATCGTTCGTGGAGCACGGTCTGGATCGCGATCTGGGCTGGACCCCGCAAGCCATCGCCGACGACTTCCACGGCTTCATGGAACGCCTGCATCCCTTTCTCGACGACATCGCCCAAACGGCTCAGCCCCAAGGCCTAGCCGTGCTGGGTGACGTCCCCAGCCCGCAGCGTCGGTTCGGAATGGTGATGCAAATGCTGCGTAAACCGCTGATCGACGCTTTGGGCGAAGACATCGACGAAGTCTTTTTGCTGGATGCCGAAAAGGTCATCAACTCACGTCCGGCTCGCTGGCTTAGACTGGCACTCACCAACGCGGAAGCGGCCAGCCAGCTGGATCTGCGAAAAATCGACGCCCTGGATTCCGGCAAACAAACCTCTGTGCCCAACCGTGCCAGCGACAAACAACTGGATCCGAAGCGTTTGCTCGCGCTGGCCCAGCGAGCTCAACAACTCGATCAAGCCCTGTCGGAAAACACCGAACTCCAATCGCTGCTCGCCGCCCTGGATGGCAAACATGTTCCGTCCAGCTACGGTGGCGATCCCGTCCGCAATCCGGAAAGCCTACCGACCGGCCGCAACCTGTACGGGTTCGACCCAACGCGAGTCCCCACGCAGCAAGCTTGGCAGATCGGCGTCGGCGTGCTGGATGAATGGATCCGATCCTACCAACAGCAACACGACGGTCAGTCGCCTCAGCAGATCGGCTTTACCATGTGGGCTGGTGAAACCATGCGGCATCATGGTGTGATGGAATCGCAAGTGCTGCACGCCCTGGGCGTACGACCGCAATGGAACTCCGCCGGTCGTATGACGGGCATCGAAGTCGTCCCGCGAGCCGAATTGGGCCGGGCGCGTCTGGACGTGTTGCTCAGCGTCACCGGTTCCTACCGCGATCAGTTTCCACAACTGATGCACTGGATCGACGAAGCGGTCCGCGAAGTGGCGGAGCTGGATGAACCGGATAACTTGGTTGCCCAGCACTCGGCGGCGTTGCGAGAGGAATTGATCGCAGCCGGTACCTCCCCGCAGCTCGCCCAGCGTCACGCGACGGCTCGCGTGTTTTCCAACCAACCGGGCGGCTATGGCACTGGATTAAACAACGCCGTGTACGCCAGCGAGCTGTGGGATTCACAAACCAACGGCGGTGGCGACGCCGCGATGGCTGATCTGTTCACCCAGCGGATGGGTTATGCGTACGGCAAGGACTTGGACGGGGTGGCTGCAGGCGAACTGTTCCGCAAACAATTGGCCGGCGTCGATGCGGCGTTTCTGTCGCGTTCGTCCAATACCTACGGCGTGCTGACCAGTGACGATGCGTTCGCTTACCTGGGCGGGTTCTCCCTGGCCGCCCGATCCGCTTCGGGACGAACGCCCGAGCTGTTCGTGCAAAACCTGCGAGACGAAAACGAAGTCATCATCGATTCCGCCGGCAGCTCGGTCGCCAAAGAGCTGCAAACCCGCTACCTGCACCCACAGTGGATCCAAGCGCAGCAAGCCGAAGGTTACAGCGGCACGCTGCAGGTCCTGAAAGCCACCCAGTTCCTTTGGGGCTGGCAGGTCACCGCTCCCGAAACCGTACGCGAAGACCAGTGGCAATCGATGATGGACGTGTACGTTCGCGACGAATACGAACTGGGCGCCAAGGACTGGCTGCAGCAGGACAACCAAGCCGCTCTGGCGCAGATCCTGGAAAAGATGCTCGACGCCGTACGCCTGGATTATTGGCATCCCGATGAAGCCACGCGGCAAGATTTGTTTACCGCTTACCAAGCCGCCAAGCAGGGCAGCGAGTTGATTGAAAGCAACCGACTGGTCAGCCAATTCGTTTCCGCCCAGCAGAACCGCCAGCCAACCAGCCAACCGGCAGCCAAAGCCGACCTGGCGGCCGATCCAAGCGTCGCTTCCATGCCAGACGATTCCGCGTCAAATTCCGACGCCCACGCGGAATCCGACGCCGCATCGGAACGTGTTCGCGGAATGGAGCTGCAAGCCGTCCAGCAAGACGCCGTGACCATGGCTCCTCAAGAAAACTGGTCACAATCGTTTCGCATCGCCATGGCGCTCGGCAGCATTCTCGTGCTGCTATTGCTGGGCGGCTGGTTCCAACATCGACGCCTAAAATCCCCGGATTGA
- a CDS encoding DUF2149 domain-containing protein — translation MASRKLRILDEDDSDPILSSVNLVDVFLVAMVMLMVAVASHPLAQLADEDFTVLRDAGRPTMEILIKRGEKLTRFQATGSSTEGNGMKAGTAYRMQDGSMVYVPHDIDTAEESSQP, via the coding sequence ATGGCTTCACGCAAACTTCGAATCCTCGACGAGGACGATAGCGATCCGATCCTGTCGTCGGTCAATTTGGTCGACGTTTTTCTGGTCGCCATGGTGATGCTGATGGTGGCGGTGGCCAGCCACCCATTGGCTCAACTGGCCGACGAAGACTTTACGGTACTCCGCGATGCCGGTCGTCCGACGATGGAGATCCTGATTAAACGCGGCGAAAAACTGACCCGCTTCCAAGCCACCGGTTCCTCCACCGAAGGCAACGGTATGAAAGCCGGAACCGCCTACCGCATGCAGGATGGTTCCATGGTTTACGTCCCCCACGACATCGACACCGCTGAAGAAAGCTCGCAACCATGA
- a CDS encoding MotA/TolQ/ExbB proton channel family protein, translated as MNSPLSNPIEDLLLELAQLFQWPVMLLVLIVFGYAILKLGAFVVEGARRLRRPHEVLLLPTGSRHSIESLELLVLRELEGLRLCSRIAPMLGLVATMIPLGPALVAVSAGNADNITSNLGAAFAAVIVALLAASITFAIYTVRRRWLLQELNQLLTGRE; from the coding sequence ATGAACTCGCCCCTTTCCAATCCCATCGAAGACCTGCTGCTCGAACTGGCTCAGCTATTTCAATGGCCGGTGATGCTACTGGTATTGATCGTGTTCGGCTATGCGATCCTGAAACTGGGTGCCTTTGTGGTCGAAGGAGCTCGGCGGCTTCGGCGTCCCCACGAGGTGCTGTTGCTGCCAACCGGTTCGCGTCATTCGATCGAATCGTTGGAACTGCTGGTGCTGCGTGAACTGGAAGGGCTGCGGCTGTGCAGCCGAATCGCGCCGATGCTGGGACTGGTAGCCACGATGATCCCGCTGGGCCCGGCACTGGTCGCCGTGTCCGCCGGCAATGCGGACAACATAACCAGCAATCTGGGCGCCGCCTTCGCCGCAGTCATCGTGGCTTTGCTGGCCGCTTCGATCACGTTTGCCATCTACACGGTTCGCCGTCGTTGGCTGCTGCAAGAATTAAATCAACTGTTGACGGGACGCGAATAA
- the bluB gene encoding 5,6-dimethylbenzimidazole synthase gives MTHSSQPRRQHIHEAYHGGIDHGELETRGIDPQSLVDLSSNILFVEPPETVRNAIQAADFSQYPDRDCTLLRQTLSDRHGIDHDDLLIGNGCCELIHLLAAAHLKQDDRALVVGPTFSEYARASELAGATVHEVRAAAQHGFAVPIDAIEGELQSDDYAIAWICNPNNPTGQSLSAAVLKRWIDRHAQTLFAIDESYIDFTEATESLIEQRHNNLIVLRSMTKFYALAGLRLGYAVASPGVLEPMRARRLPWSVNAIAQVAGVAALQTQSHYDEALDRMRAQRTRLIGELQRHGFSPLPTDTGFFLLPVEDAVEFRDQLLEGGILVRACSSFGIDKHVRIAVGNQTATNRLLKVVVRSANATKDKARAANERSDRGAINDHDDHVPHWDDSFREQLFELFRMRRDVRRFRTDPLPADSMARWIEAACLAPSVGLSEPWRFVSVREPAVREQVISDFKTQNQRAASQYDGDTAAHYRQLKLAGLREAPEHLAVFVEPDPQQGKGLGRQTMPETVAYSVVAAIQNFWLAARADGVGVGWVSILRPEHINQLLDVSPDWQLIAYLCVGYPLEDDQATPELERLGWQHRSPTQQQWKR, from the coding sequence ATGACGCATTCTTCGCAACCTCGCCGGCAACACATCCACGAAGCTTATCACGGTGGTATCGACCACGGTGAATTGGAGACTCGCGGAATCGATCCGCAATCGCTGGTCGACCTGAGCTCCAACATCCTATTCGTCGAACCGCCGGAAACGGTTCGTAACGCCATCCAAGCGGCCGATTTTTCACAGTACCCGGATCGCGACTGCACGCTGCTGCGACAGACGCTTTCCGACCGCCACGGCATCGACCACGACGATCTTTTGATCGGGAACGGATGCTGTGAGCTGATCCATCTGCTCGCCGCGGCCCACTTAAAACAAGATGATCGAGCATTGGTTGTAGGGCCCACGTTTTCGGAATATGCGCGAGCCAGCGAATTGGCCGGGGCCACGGTTCACGAAGTTCGCGCGGCGGCACAACACGGGTTTGCTGTCCCCATCGACGCCATCGAAGGGGAGCTGCAGTCTGACGATTACGCGATTGCGTGGATTTGCAATCCCAACAACCCCACCGGACAAAGCCTGTCAGCAGCGGTCCTGAAACGGTGGATCGACCGGCATGCTCAGACGCTGTTTGCCATCGACGAGTCGTATATCGATTTTACGGAAGCGACCGAGTCTCTGATCGAACAGCGTCATAACAACCTGATCGTATTGCGTTCGATGACGAAGTTCTACGCATTGGCCGGGCTGCGACTGGGGTATGCAGTGGCGTCCCCCGGCGTGTTGGAACCCATGCGTGCCCGCCGTCTACCTTGGTCGGTCAACGCCATCGCTCAAGTCGCCGGAGTGGCCGCTCTGCAAACGCAGTCGCACTACGACGAGGCGTTGGATCGCATGCGTGCCCAGCGCACGCGGCTGATCGGCGAACTGCAGCGTCACGGGTTTTCGCCACTGCCAACCGACACCGGATTTTTCCTATTACCGGTCGAAGACGCAGTGGAATTCCGAGACCAATTATTGGAAGGCGGCATCCTGGTCCGCGCGTGCAGTTCGTTTGGCATCGACAAACACGTCCGCATCGCCGTCGGCAACCAAACCGCCACCAACCGACTGCTCAAGGTCGTCGTTCGCTCCGCGAACGCAACGAAAGACAAGGCACGAGCTGCCAACGAACGTTCTGATCGCGGAGCGATCAACGACCATGACGACCACGTCCCTCACTGGGACGACTCCTTTCGCGAACAGCTCTTCGAACTATTTCGCATGCGACGGGATGTACGACGCTTTCGCACCGACCCGCTTCCCGCCGACTCGATGGCTCGCTGGATCGAAGCCGCTTGCCTGGCTCCGTCAGTCGGGCTATCGGAACCCTGGCGGTTTGTTTCCGTCCGCGAACCGGCTGTCCGGGAACAGGTCATCTCCGATTTTAAAACCCAAAACCAACGTGCCGCCTCCCAGTACGACGGCGACACCGCGGCTCACTACCGCCAACTGAAACTCGCCGGGCTTCGCGAAGCTCCCGAGCACCTAGCCGTATTTGTCGAACCCGATCCGCAGCAGGGCAAAGGCCTAGGCCGTCAAACGATGCCCGAAACGGTTGCCTATTCGGTGGTCGCCGCCATTCAAAATTTCTGGCTGGCCGCGCGTGCCGATGGCGTGGGAGTGGGCTGGGTCTCGATCCTGCGTCCCGAACATATCAACCAACTGCTGGACGTGTCGCCTGACTGGCAGCTGATCGCTTATCTATGCGTCGGCTATCCCCTGGAAGACGATCAAGCCACTCCCGAGCTGGAACGCCTAGGTTGGCAACACCGCAGCCCTACTCAACAACAATGGAAACGATAA
- the cbiB gene encoding adenosylcobinamide-phosphate synthase CbiB — MATMTMLVIAAALLIDVGLGEPPNRFHPVAWMGSAITWAKRFAPPRGNARQFLFGMLIVVLGATASAATGWAIQRLTASLATSALGWTAMLLLQAAALKCCFGIRSLAHAASLVGNNLDADRLPAARQQLAYHLVSRDVTQLTASEVSAATIESVAENTSDSVVGPLFFFLIGGLPAALAYRYVNTCDAMLGYRTPQLEWLGKFAARTDDVLNFIPARITAALMLLAHLPSQRATSQAWRTWRRDAQRTPSPNGGHPMSVAAGGLGVCLEKPGHYCLGGELRPPAAADIRAMIGLFHRTIVLTVLLAITASWLLEVWIARGTR, encoded by the coding sequence ATGGCTACTATGACGATGTTGGTGATCGCCGCCGCGTTGTTGATCGACGTGGGCTTGGGGGAACCGCCCAATCGCTTCCACCCCGTGGCCTGGATGGGATCCGCGATCACCTGGGCCAAACGTTTCGCGCCCCCTCGCGGCAACGCTCGGCAATTCCTGTTTGGCATGCTGATCGTCGTCCTTGGGGCGACGGCGTCGGCCGCCACGGGGTGGGCCATCCAGCGTCTAACCGCATCGCTGGCGACCTCCGCCCTGGGCTGGACCGCGATGCTACTGCTGCAAGCCGCCGCATTGAAATGCTGCTTCGGCATTCGCTCCTTGGCCCATGCCGCATCGCTGGTCGGCAACAACTTGGATGCCGACCGCTTACCAGCGGCTCGACAGCAACTGGCTTACCACTTGGTCAGCCGCGACGTGACGCAACTAACTGCATCGGAGGTTTCCGCAGCGACCATCGAATCGGTCGCGGAAAACACTTCCGACTCAGTCGTCGGCCCGCTGTTCTTCTTCCTCATCGGCGGTCTGCCCGCGGCGCTCGCCTACCGCTATGTGAACACATGCGACGCGATGCTGGGATACCGCACGCCGCAGTTGGAATGGTTGGGCAAGTTCGCCGCTCGTACCGACGACGTGCTGAACTTCATCCCCGCGCGGATCACCGCGGCGTTAATGCTGCTGGCCCACCTGCCTTCGCAGCGAGCAACAAGCCAGGCTTGGCGAACCTGGCGACGCGATGCCCAGCGGACGCCCAGCCCCAATGGTGGGCACCCGATGAGCGTAGCGGCGGGAGGTTTGGGCGTGTGCCTGGAAAAACCGGGACACTACTGCCTGGGCGGTGAACTGCGGCCGCCCGCCGCTGCCGATATCCGGGCCATGATCGGGCTGTTCCACAGAACGATTGTGCTGACGGTGCTGCTGGCGATCACCGCGAGTTGGTTGCTGGAAGTCTGGATCGCGCGAGGGACGCGATGA
- a CDS encoding ABC transporter ATP-binding protein, producing MTRLSAEALTFAFDHDQVVFRELSLKLHRGEVLVLLGANGAGKTTLLKTLAGQLRADAGQVLLDEVPMQHWSRREIAQRLALMPQSELRETALSVRDVVRLGRAAHRGWWMAFTAEDEQKVDQALQAADITDLADRAVTKLSGGQWRRVVLARALAQDAAVLLLDEPTAGLDLKHQYECLEQIRRLVKQNDLIAVISLHDLGQTAMFADRIALMADQQIVAIGDCQTVLTPERIEQAYGIEVTVIPHPVHGRPLIVPLGPNPIDQETGR from the coding sequence ATGACACGACTATCCGCCGAAGCGTTGACGTTTGCCTTCGATCACGACCAAGTCGTGTTTCGTGAACTGTCGTTGAAGCTGCACCGCGGCGAAGTCCTGGTGCTGCTGGGCGCCAACGGCGCCGGCAAGACCACCCTGTTAAAAACGCTGGCCGGACAGTTGCGGGCCGATGCGGGACAAGTACTGCTGGACGAAGTTCCCATGCAGCACTGGTCGCGACGCGAGATCGCTCAGCGGTTGGCCTTGATGCCTCAGTCGGAGCTTCGCGAAACGGCATTGTCCGTCCGCGACGTCGTGCGACTCGGCCGTGCGGCTCATCGTGGTTGGTGGATGGCTTTTACCGCCGAAGACGAACAGAAGGTCGACCAGGCACTACAAGCCGCCGACATCACCGACCTGGCCGATCGCGCGGTGACGAAGTTGTCCGGAGGGCAATGGCGGCGAGTCGTGTTGGCGCGGGCGCTGGCACAAGACGCGGCCGTGTTGCTGCTGGACGAACCCACCGCCGGACTTGATCTGAAGCACCAGTACGAATGCCTCGAACAGATCCGCCGACTGGTAAAACAAAACGATTTGATCGCCGTGATCTCGCTGCACGATCTGGGGCAGACGGCCATGTTCGCCGATCGCATCGCCTTGATGGCGGATCAACAGATCGTGGCCATCGGCGATTGCCAGACGGTGCTGACGCCTGAACGGATCGAACAAGCGTACGGCATCGAAGTCACGGTGATCCCCCACCCGGTCCATGGCCGGCCGCTGATCGTGCCGCTGGGTCCGAATCCGATCGACCAGGAGACGGGCCGTTGA
- a CDS encoding FecCD family ABC transporter permease, translating into MKSVTVRIVFALLVLLVIAVGSSLFGATYVSPQSLLSILLGQSTVDATDRTILLQLRLPRIVVGALVGGSLAAAGVGFQGLFRNPLAEPYVIGASSGAAFGVAIVIVTGLQASFWSLGATTLMAMLGSISVVMLVLAIGALSRTTSTVSLLLAGVVISCMVNAIVSALMFLFDQKAVVILSWLMGSLASSHWATAVMAACVGGSGMLLIAAMSRPLDAFTLGDTASQSLGLDLRRFRWMVIAAASIATAGAVAASGVIGFVGLVSPHIARLFVGPKHAGLIPMSICVGASLMLLADVVARTIIAPAELPVGIVTAILGCPFFLFLLLTDRRRMSETGAAT; encoded by the coding sequence TTGAAGTCGGTTACGGTTCGGATCGTTTTCGCCCTGTTGGTGCTGCTGGTCATCGCGGTGGGTAGCAGCCTGTTCGGCGCCACCTATGTGTCGCCCCAATCGCTGCTGTCGATCCTGCTGGGACAGTCCACCGTGGATGCGACCGATCGTACGATTTTGCTGCAACTCCGCCTGCCGCGGATCGTGGTTGGCGCCTTGGTAGGCGGATCGTTGGCCGCCGCCGGTGTGGGTTTTCAGGGGTTGTTCCGCAATCCCTTGGCCGAACCGTATGTGATCGGCGCGTCCAGCGGAGCGGCCTTTGGCGTCGCCATCGTGATCGTTACGGGACTGCAAGCTTCGTTCTGGTCCCTGGGTGCGACCACGTTGATGGCCATGCTGGGATCGATCAGCGTGGTCATGTTGGTGCTGGCGATCGGGGCCCTGTCGCGAACCACGTCCACCGTTTCGTTGCTGCTGGCCGGCGTGGTGATCAGCTGCATGGTCAACGCCATCGTTTCCGCTCTGATGTTTTTGTTTGACCAGAAAGCCGTGGTGATCCTGTCCTGGTTGATGGGATCGTTGGCCAGCAGCCACTGGGCGACGGCGGTCATGGCGGCCTGTGTGGGCGGCAGCGGGATGCTGCTGATCGCCGCCATGTCACGGCCGCTGGACGCCTTCACGCTGGGCGACACCGCTTCGCAATCGCTGGGCTTGGACCTGCGACGGTTTCGCTGGATGGTCATCGCCGCCGCCAGTATCGCCACAGCCGGAGCGGTGGCTGCGTCGGGAGTGATTGGGTTTGTGGGATTGGTTTCGCCCCATATCGCCAGACTGTTTGTCGGTCCCAAACACGCCGGGCTGATCCCGATGAGTATCTGTGTGGGAGCTTCGCTGATGTTGCTGGCCGACGTCGTTGCGCGAACCATCATCGCCCCGGCCGAATTGCCGGTCGGGATCGTGACCGCCATCCTGGGTTGTCCGTTTTTTCTGTTTCTGCTGCTGACCGATCGCCGGCGGATGTCTGAGACGGGAGCCGCCACATGA